In Anthocerotibacter panamensis C109, the sequence TCCCGGCCTTCCAGGTCCAAGAGCGGCTCTTTAGCTGGCGTTGGACCATCGTGCAATCGTTTGTCCAAGAGATGACCGACTTCGCCCGAGGCATTCAGCGGGGCAATGAAGTCCCGGCTACCGGACAGGATGGGCTCAAGGCGATGGCGATGGCCCATGCGATTTATCGTTCCTCCCAGCAAGGGGGCGACGAAGTCTCGGTGGGGTAGTACACCCTAGAGGATCGGCAAAATGACAGCGATAGCAGACGAACCGGTCGCGTTAATGGAGCCCATGCTACTCGAGGAAGGGAACCGCCGCTTGGAGGATCTAGCGGTAGACCTTATTTCCAAGGCAAGCAGTCTCGCTAGCCAGGTGAATCCTGGAGTGCGCGATGCGATTGGAGACTTGGTTCGCTCCATGAACTGCTATTACAGCAATCTTATTGAAGGACACGATACAACGCCCCAAGAGATTGACCGCACTTTGGCTGAGGATTTTTCGCTTGATCCGAAGCAACGTTCCCTGCAACAGCCCATATCGAAGTCCAGCGGTTAATTGATATTAGCTCCGATGCGGCAAGCGTCGTCTCAGTTGGGTATATCACATCGAGTAAACCAAAAGGATCGGTGCGGCTTGGATTTCCATTGCATGTGGTAGAACGATGGTTCCCGAGATTATATCCAGGTTCAATTTGATTCATGTCGCATCGAGCTGTTTCGGGAGATAGGGGTGGGTTGAAGCCAATAAATAAAATATTGCTCGTCGTCAATAATGCTCCGGTCAAATCGGGCTAACTCAGAAGTTTGAAATCCGACACTCACCTTTGTGGGAAGTTTTCCCATAGCTTTATTAAGGATAAGCAGCACCGGGGTTTTGCGTTCTCGGGCGAGTTGATAGCCCCTTGTAGCAATAGTTTCATTGCTGATATAACGTCGGTTTACCAGAACAAAAGTTCCTAGCCGTTCGCTATCTGGATAGTAAATCTTACGGTCTAAATAGCCAGAGAGCGGGGGACCAATCAGGTCTGAAGCAACGATAAAAGTATGCTCTAAATGCCGGGATTGAATGAAATTTGCTGCCGCTTGACCACCGGAGAAAGGATTGGCTAAATCTATCGTATAGGCGATAGCTCCAGCAATGAATTGTGTACTCAGGATTAGTGTGATAAATCTGGTTTTATACTGCTCTATAAGCTTTCTAAAAGTTCCCTCTGTTTGTTCCTTGGGAGTATAAAAGCTTCCTAGCCATAGACATACCATAAACAAGATAAAGAGATGCCCAAAGTGACGAATCGAGCCGTAGTATTTCAAGTACATAAATACAAGCATTTCAAAAGTACCCAATAAGTAAAGAAACAGCACAACAGGTCTACGTCGAAACAGCATAATTGCAGCTAGAAAGAGTCCTAGAGACAACAGCAAAACAAGAGGCTTTAACAGAGCCAAATTATTGTAGAGAAAGTTAGTATTCCAGAATTGATAGGTCGAGAAATTTGGAATCGGGACATAGCTCTGCCAAAGTGCAGCAAAGACTTTCAGCGCAAAGAATGGATCTAGGCCAGGAGTTACTTCTAAGACGTTGTTTGTATTCCAACCCGCAGCAGCTTTAGGATCGAAAGGCCGAATCATTTGGAGTGCTGAACCCACCATACCCAAACCAGCAATAAACCCACTGCTTAAAACATTCGTTAAGCGACTGAGCGCTAGCGTCGAGATATCTCGCTCCATAAAAATTTCAAAAACTAGTGTCAACTCCAAAGCAAAAGACAACATCAAACCATAAATGCTTGTGTTCGCTAGTAGAACCAAAACCAATGCTAGCGGCAAATAACTACGTTTGCGCGTCTCAAAAAGCATACAAAACAAAAAGAGAAACAGCATCCCTAAACCGTAGTTTCGACTTAGCATACCGTATTCATAGAGTGGAAAATAGCTGAATGCAAATAGAATTTTTTGTAGACGGGTAAAAGGTGCCCAATGAGTAAAAAAGGCTACCGCTAATGTGGCAATCCCCAGGTGAAAAACCTGCATATACGCGGGATTGTGGGTAAATGGCGTGATACCGTAAAGCCCCAGATACCACAGGAGTGGATGTGCTTCATAACGCAAGTTACGATAGAGTTCGTCAAGCGAAGCACTATCGCGGGCAAAGATCCAGGCCAGGATTTCATCAGACCACAGCTCATGATGGAGCATCCCGAACCCGCCCACAATCAGAAAGGCGAGGACTAGCCCACCGGTAAAAACTCCATCACGCTGGAGCGGGCGTTCTAGGGGAGTGGAAGGGACCGTTGCCATGACTAAGTCGCAGGAAGAAGGTTGCCCTCATGAATACCCTGGACGCTCTTCGCTGTCAAGCTATGGGACATAGAGTAGCGTCGCGTCTTTCCTACTGCGAGTCCCAAAACGCTTCACCCATTCCGCTGCAACCGGACCATAAAAAAACCATCCATATCCTGTTGCTGCGGCCAAATCTTCACCCACCCTTCCGGGGTCGCAGCCACAGCAGCCCCCAACTCCGGCACTGCAACCCGCCACTCAGGATGGCGTCCCAAAAAATCCTCGATCACCCGCTCATTCTCCGCCGGATGCAAGGTACAGGTGGCATAGACTAGGGTGCCCGTCGCTTTGACCCAAGAAGCTGCCTCCTCCAGCAACGTCCGCTGAAGCTCAGCGAGTTCCTGTACTGAGTCAGGTGTCTGACGCCAACGCGCATCAGCATGGCGATGGAGCGTACCCAACCCCGAACAAGGCGCATCCAACAAAACCCGGTCAGCCTGACCCTTAAACTGTGGCAAGTCGCGGCTGTCCCCGACACAGACCTCAAGGCTGTGCATCCCCAACCGTTGGGCATTGTGAGCGAGCCTTTTGAGCCGTGCCGGACTGCGGTCACAAGCCCAGACCGTTCCTTCATCCCCCATCAATTCCGCCAAATGGAGTGCTTTCCCTCCCGGTGCCGCACAGGCATCCACCACTACTTCTCCAGGCTTGGGGTCCAGTAAATGACCCACCCATTGGGCACTGCTATCCTGAACCATCCACCACCCCTGAGTAAACCCAGGTAGCGAGGGAATTGGACCGACAGCCGACAGCCGTTTTGGATGGAGCCCCTCTCGACCCTCCACCCGCAGGGCCTGCGGAAGTCCCACCCTCGCGGAGGCGCTCAGACCCGCTGTTTCAAGCGCAGCTTGGACTTGCTCTGTAGTAGCCCGCAGTGGATTGACCCGGATATCGAGATGGGGAGTCCGATTTAACCAGCAGCAGAGCGCTTCGGTCTGCGATAGCCCCAACAGTTCTAGCCAGACCTCCAAGATCCAGTCAGGGAAGCTGTAGAGGACTCCCAAACGGGCAATCGGGTCTTGAGGTAGAACAAGTGGGTCTGCCCCGCCCGCTGCCAAGCGTAGATATTGGCGCAACAGACCATTGACGACCCCCGTCAGACCGCCAAACTTTTGCTGTCGGGCGAGTTCCACGGTCGTATCGACGGCTGCTGCCTGCGGAATATGGTCGAGATAGCGCAACTGATAAAAGCCCAAGTGCAGGATAGCCCGGAGGTCCGGCGGTTGTTGGTGGGTCTTTTTGCGCGCGAGCTGGTCAATCAGGGCATCCAATGTCCGCTCCCGCTTGACACAGCCGTAGACCAATTCCGTCACCAGCCTGCGGTCCGGGGCACTGAGCCCGCCCGGATGTAGCGCTCGGTCTAGGGCAACATCGGCGAATGCCCCCCGCTGAACCGCCCTCAGGGCAAGAAAAGCCAAAGTGCGCGGTGCCGCCGCTGTTGTTGGTTCTGTACTGCTCCTGTTGGGCTCATCCATGATCGTTCCCTACCAGGGCTATACCTTCGATCCAGGATAGAGCCCAGCGCTACAGATTGCTTCAGCCTTGGCGCTATGATAGCTATCGGTGTGTGGAGATAGACATGGCCTTTCGTACTTGGGGTTGGATTAGCTTACTGCTTCCGCTGACGCTGGTGGCTCAGGCAGCTCCGGTTGGAGCGCCGCTCATGGGATTTAGCCGCGAAAAGAGCGCGGTGGAGCTCAAGCTAGAGGAGCAGTTTGACCGCAGTCTTCAACCTGAGGAACTGCGCACTTGGATGAAACGCCTGTCCGCCCGCCCGCACCACCTCGGGTCCGCCTATGACCGAGCCAATGCCGAGTTTGCCCGCGACCTTTTTAAAAGTTGGGGCTATCAGGCGGAGATCGAAGAATTCCAGGTCCTCTTTCCGACCCCCAAAACCCGGCTTTTGGAGTTGACCGCTCCTACAAAATTCACCGCCCGCCTCAGTGAACCCGTCTTGCCTGAGGATGCGACTTCTGCTCAGACCGTAGAGCAGCTTCCTACCTACAATGCCTATTCCATTGATGGGGATGTGACTGGAGAGTTGGTCTACGTCAACTACGGCGTTCCCAGAGATTATGAAGTGCTGGCCGAGCATGGTATTGAGGTCAAGGGTAAAATCGTCATCGCCCGCTATGGCGGCTCCTGGCGCGGGATCAAGCCCAAAGTCGCCGCTGAACATGGGGCTATCGGCTGCATCATCTATTCGGACCCCCATGAGGATGGCTACTTTCAGGGCGATGTCTATCCCA encodes:
- a CDS encoding Fic family protein, whose translation is MTAIADEPVALMEPMLLEEGNRRLEDLAVDLISKASSLASQVNPGVRDAIGDLVRSMNCYYSNLIEGHDTTPQEIDRTLAEDFSLDPKQRSLQQPISKSSG
- a CDS encoding 16S rRNA (cytosine(967)-C(5))-methyltransferase; amino-acid sequence: MDEPNRSSTEPTTAAAPRTLAFLALRAVQRGAFADVALDRALHPGGLSAPDRRLVTELVYGCVKRERTLDALIDQLARKKTHQQPPDLRAILHLGFYQLRYLDHIPQAAAVDTTVELARQQKFGGLTGVVNGLLRQYLRLAAGGADPLVLPQDPIARLGVLYSFPDWILEVWLELLGLSQTEALCCWLNRTPHLDIRVNPLRATTEQVQAALETAGLSASARVGLPQALRVEGREGLHPKRLSAVGPIPSLPGFTQGWWMVQDSSAQWVGHLLDPKPGEVVVDACAAPGGKALHLAELMGDEGTVWACDRSPARLKRLAHNAQRLGMHSLEVCVGDSRDLPQFKGQADRVLLDAPCSGLGTLHRHADARWRQTPDSVQELAELQRTLLEEAASWVKATGTLVYATCTLHPAENERVIEDFLGRHPEWRVAVPELGAAVAATPEGWVKIWPQQQDMDGFFMVRLQRNG